Proteins from a single region of Bifidobacteriaceae bacterium:
- a CDS encoding ABC transporter permease: protein MSLALRLLRMVFTLVLASVIVFGLALLVPGDPAFTLAGESATPEQIEEVRRALGLDQPAHLQFLNWASRAIHGDLGKSLFSGQPVATEIARRLPVTLSVALLATAMATVLSIIVGLLASLRRGTWIDRTVTGVASVAMAMPEFWVGLLLVSLFALKLGWFPVAQYVPLSENPSQWLMHLVLPAMALGVTKTAELARQVRSSMSQVLEENYIRTARAKGLRSVQIIAKHALKNAGTAFVTVLGVRIAVLLGGVIVIERVFALPGLGSLMVNSVLARDLPMVQGVAIAIAVMVLIINFLVDLSYRFFNPRVRVIG, encoded by the coding sequence ATGTCACTCGCTCTTCGACTGCTCCGGATGGTTTTTACCCTGGTGCTCGCCAGCGTGATCGTATTCGGGCTGGCTCTGCTGGTGCCCGGAGATCCCGCTTTCACTCTCGCAGGGGAATCAGCCACTCCGGAGCAGATCGAAGAGGTGCGTCGGGCACTAGGTCTTGACCAGCCCGCCCACCTCCAGTTTCTCAATTGGGCTAGTCGAGCGATTCACGGAGACTTGGGCAAATCGCTATTCAGCGGCCAGCCCGTTGCAACAGAGATCGCACGCCGACTACCAGTGACCCTCTCGGTAGCACTGTTGGCGACCGCCATGGCAACCGTGTTGAGCATCATCGTAGGACTACTCGCGTCGCTGCGGCGCGGCACCTGGATTGACCGTACGGTCACGGGCGTTGCGTCCGTCGCGATGGCGATGCCTGAATTCTGGGTTGGCCTGCTGCTGGTTTCTTTATTCGCATTGAAGCTCGGTTGGTTTCCAGTTGCCCAATACGTTCCGTTGAGCGAAAACCCGAGCCAATGGCTAATGCATTTGGTGCTGCCGGCCATGGCCTTGGGCGTGACCAAGACAGCTGAGTTGGCGCGCCAAGTGCGCAGCTCTATGTCGCAGGTTCTTGAGGAGAACTACATTCGCACGGCCCGAGCCAAGGGCCTGCGTTCGGTTCAGATCATCGCGAAGCACGCCCTCAAGAACGCCGGAACAGCCTTCGTTACGGTGCTAGGCGTGCGCATCGCGGTACTTCTGGGCGGCGTCATAGTGATTGAGCGGGTTTTCGCACTACCAGGTTTAGGAAGCTTGATGGTCAATTCAGTTCTAGCGCGGGATCTGCCTATGGTCCAAGGTGTCGCGATCGCGATCGCCGTGATGGTGTTGATCATCAACTTCCTCGTCGATCTGTCCTACAGGTTCTTCAATCCAAGGGTTCGAGTGATCGGATGA
- a CDS encoding ABC transporter permease translates to MTANQHVDDCVPDSLDEAAQRWSVERAKELAAKTAPAAPPTSAARRFWRRFRHQKLAIAAAVVLIFLVLLAFFGDAIYPVDPNQQALGDKLLPIGSPKHVLGTDVFGRDVLSRLISGTSISLAAGAIAVSVAVVLGVPLGLIAGLYRGWPDQVLSLVMDALMSFPSLLLAIAIVAARGPGLVNSMVAIGITQVPRLFRLVRSVVLSVREETYVDVSRSIGTSNLRIAITHLVPNMMPPVLVQLTVFMAQAMLGEAALSFLGLGVMPPQASWGAMLSDASRYLSSAPLMIVWPGVCIALTVLALNVLGDGLRDSLGREVRTGR, encoded by the coding sequence ATGACTGCGAATCAGCATGTGGACGACTGCGTCCCCGACTCATTGGACGAAGCAGCTCAGCGCTGGTCGGTTGAGCGAGCCAAGGAACTGGCTGCCAAGACCGCGCCGGCTGCCCCACCGACCTCCGCCGCGCGACGTTTCTGGCGACGGTTCCGCCACCAGAAACTCGCAATTGCCGCCGCCGTAGTGCTCATTTTTCTGGTTCTGCTCGCCTTCTTCGGCGACGCGATCTACCCAGTAGACCCGAACCAACAAGCACTCGGCGACAAATTGCTCCCGATCGGCTCTCCAAAACACGTCCTTGGAACAGACGTGTTCGGACGAGACGTCTTGAGCCGGCTGATCTCTGGGACGAGCATTTCGCTCGCTGCGGGAGCCATAGCCGTTAGCGTGGCAGTCGTCTTGGGCGTACCGCTCGGACTCATTGCTGGGCTGTATCGTGGCTGGCCTGACCAAGTGCTCTCCCTGGTAATGGACGCCCTTATGAGTTTCCCTAGCCTGCTGCTGGCCATCGCAATCGTGGCAGCCCGCGGCCCCGGCCTGGTAAACTCGATGGTCGCCATCGGCATCACCCAAGTGCCCCGGCTCTTTCGACTGGTGCGCAGCGTGGTTCTCTCCGTGCGCGAGGAGACCTACGTAGACGTGTCAAGGTCGATCGGCACGTCGAACCTTCGCATAGCGATCACCCATCTGGTGCCGAACATGATGCCACCAGTGTTAGTGCAACTCACGGTGTTCATGGCCCAGGCGATGCTCGGCGAAGCAGCCCTAAGCTTCTTGGGCCTCGGCGTCATGCCGCCGCAAGCGAGTTGGGGCGCTATGCTCTCAGACGCATCGCGGTACCTGTCCAGTGCGCCGCTCATGATAGTTTGGCCCGGGGTTTGTATCGCGCTGACGGTGCTAGCGCTGAACGTTTTGGGGGACGGCTTGCGCGACTCCCTTGGGCGCGAAGTCAGGACCGGACGATGA